In the Vulpes vulpes isolate BD-2025 chromosome 12, VulVul3, whole genome shotgun sequence genome, ACCACGCCTCGAACCGAGGTGACAGCCCCATTTTAGGACCGCAGAAAGTATGGACTGGCAGCCTAGTACCCAGTCTCCCAAGACAAAGCCGTCAGTAAATGGTTTTCCCCCCGCctttgggggctgggggcgggttGGGGGTTGGTTCTCGAATTAAACAGCAAGAACACATTTTCTGTGCCCGTATGCGCATTTTTCTAATGGAGAATGGATCCATTAACCTTCACTGGATTCACAAAGATGTCCATGACCCCCAAAAGGTTTGGAACTTAAGAACTAGCCTAAGGGATAGGTTTGGAATGACAAGAGAGCAGTGGTTTGGAGGAAATTGGTACCATACCTTGCCAGCTTACACTGGTGCCACttggaaatagaaaacataacCCGGCCTGAAAATTTAGTCTGATTACGAACTTAACACAATTGGGGAAAAATAGGCAGTGGCCTTCAAGGAAGTAAATGCAGACAGCAGTGGttactaattttctttcctcttaaggTGCATCACTTCATGGAGCTGTGCTGGGATAAATGTGTGGAGAAGCCAGGGAATCGCCTAGACTCTCGCACAGAGAATTGTCTCTCAAGCTGTGTGGACCGCTTCATTGACACTACTCTTGCCATCACCAGCCGGTTTGCCCAGATTGTCCAGAAAGGAGGGCAGTAGGCCATCCCCTGGGAGGATGACAGGCAAAGGACTTGTTAAGCAGATTAAAGGGCCAGTGGGGATGGTCGTCAGCCTGTCATCAGGTGAACTTGAGGCTGTTATTGGTGCTAAAAAGTAACAGATCAAATGTTCAAgaagtgaaatttatttatttggaattcagAAATTCCATGTTTTATCacaattattcaataaatgtgacTTCtccgactctttttttttcctcttaatcccATTTTAGGATTTAATATAGAGATCTCTGATTGGCAGGAACACTAGGAGTTTGTTCCAAGACCAGTAGTGCACATGAGAGATCTTAGGTTTTGAAGGGCCATCCTAAGCCAAATATAGAAGAGAAATTGGGGTTGAGAAAGgtgaagaacagaaaaacagctttattgcttATACATGaccaaaaaaaagtaaacatggcaaaaaacaaaacaggcaagaTGTGTATTCTTGGGAAAGATAGGCCTGCTAgtctgggaggaagggaaggtcaGGACTGAGTAGAACCAACTTCCTGGAGATGTCTTGTTCCACTGGCCCATCTTCCTGAGTCTGTGCTAGAATCAGTACTTTTAAAGCACAGAAacgatactaaaaaaaaattcgtGCTGAAAACTCCTTCCAACAGATTTCACTTACTCCAAGAACATAACAATTTGTCTTTACGTTAAGAGGTAGTAATTACAGACTGTTTTTCCCCACCTTGGGCCCCTACCAAtcccaaaagtaaaaatatacgCCATGGAACACTGACAATTAAGTACCAAAGTATTAATATTTCAAGTAAATATCCCCAAAGGTAGCACCTGCTTTTAATCAAGGGATAGGGAGCCTCTAGCTGGCCACGTATTTTATGACTAAACATTTTATTAGACATCTGTTCTGTAAAGAGAACAACTTTAGTAGttagaactataaaatattacCACCTCATGGAATGTTGTTATATTCTATTGCTGGTGTCTTACGCTGTCCTGCTGCCATGAAGCATTTCTGTATTCTACATGGGGAAAGTAAGGCCAGGGAGGTTAACTTACCTGTTCCAGATGTTGTAACTACCGAATTAGTGGCAGAACCAAAACTAAGGGTCTTGCATTTTCAAGCTTTCTACGCAGCCCATGAAGTGACAACCAGGAAAAACAATGGTGGGACACTTGATATCCTGTCATAATGAACAAATTCACTTGTGTTCTGCCAGCCTTTTCTCCGTGACATTTTGGTTTCTTAGGATTTAACAGTAGGGATCACAGTATATAGCAAAGGGAAATACTATGGTCTCTGCTTGGTGCTTTAATCAGAAGGCAGACTGGGAAGAAGTAGGTGCGTCCCTGAGAAGCCTGTTTCATTTTGGAACTGATTCGACCTAGTTTCAGGGAAAATCTCAAGTTCATTAATAGATTTAGAAacgaacaaatatttaaattggcAATTGCTACCCTGAATCCTGTTCAGAGCACCATGAGCATGACTAATTCCTAATTTTATCCCATTTGGTTGAGGAATTCCCCAAGataactaaagaaataattttgaacacAAGTCCATTTAGGCGATATACAGCAATGGAAATAGAAAACCATTTACTATACCAATTACTATGTTTAGGGATATAGTGAGTGTAGCTATGGACCCTGTCCAGCAGGGAAACTTGACAGAAACCCTAGACTCCTAACAGCCGTCTATGGATGTTATCatgaaggaaaaatgttttgCTCTTATACTCATCTTCTCATTAAATAAGCTGGACCACATCTATGAggccaaaatacagaaagatcAAAGCACCAAGGCTGAAGACAAAAAAGGTCAAGTTGTGGCACCTATATAAACAGCAACACGATGTTCCCTTACAACATTCTACACAGCACCAGTTCCAATCCACCTCTTGATCCCAGCCCTGCTTTCCCCAGATTCAACATCCCAATTAGTGTACCCAGGTTGTTATTGGATTCAGCCTTCTGGGTCCTTTAATTTGCTGTATATGCACTCTACCTTAAATGTGATTAATTGCAAAAAATAATCTCTTCGAGAAAActtcataacaaaataccagattCCCTATTAACAGTAAGAGGATCAAGTTTAACAGGCCAAAATAGAAGACAAGAAGTCTGTCAGAACGTATGTAGATGGCACAGGACAGCTCTGACCTCAGGGCCCCTGTGCTGGGACTAGTCACTAGCAGAACCCCAAGGTGGAAGAGCTGTAAGTAACCAGTCAGACGGGAAATGGAGAATGTCTCCTCCTCATCTAGTCCTCCTCTGAACTCTCTGCAGACCTTTCATCTGTAGCCACTTTCCAATTTGTGCGTTTATTTGTCCTCTCTTGTATTTCATTGTTAACTAGAGGGATGTGAACATTTTTCTcgctctttttccttttggttttcttagtctctctttcctcaccttcctcagaACTGCTGGATGCAGAATCATCCGATTGGGAAGTGTCACTTTCTGCATCCAAGAATAAAGCAGATTTTTTGAGAGACTTTTTCCTGGATTTTTTCTTGCGCTTATGTGGTTGTTTCCTTTTCCTGGTACTAGAAGTCCCGGTTTCTTCCGAGAACTCACTTGAGGAATCTGCTGTTATATCTGTggcttcttttttgcttttcttctgttttttgtgtgacttttttttctgcttctttttgtgGGATTTCTTTGACTTCTTGTGTTTGTGAGACTCGTGGGTAGATGATTTTACTTGAGGAgatgttttttttccattggtaaTATCTTGCTGATCACTACtaacaaaaaagagaaactgctttactatagaaaataaaaagcgtatttatattttagtattgAGCATTCTGGATAGAAAGTTggggctggggcacctgagtggctcaatcagttaagtgtctgacttcagctcaggtcatgatctcagaggtcctgggattgagacccacatcaggctccccgcttagcggggagagtctgcttctccctctgtccctcccattgctcatgctctctctctaataaaatcttaaaaaaaaaaaaaaaaaaaaagtaagtagggGTTAACATCTGAATTTTTAACTAAGAGCTTTAACAAAGGATTACTATGAGATTTTATCACTCTgagttttatttcctcattttgttttcttaaaatgaaggTTAAAATTCTGATCTGCCAAACTGAGTTACTGTATTGAATACTAAGTATAAAAACCtgaatgttgggcagccccggtgacgcagcggtttagcgctgcctgcagcccagggcgtgatcctggagagcctggattgagtcccacatcaggctctcttcatggagcctgcttctccctctgcctgtgtctctactactctctctctatctcctctctctctctctctgcatctctatgaataaataaataaaatcttattaaaaaaaaaaaaaaaaaacctaaatgctggggtacctgggtggctcagtggttgagcatctgcctttggctcaggtcatgatcccggagtcacggaatcaagtcccacatcgggctccctgcagggagcctgcttctccctctgcctctgtctctgcctctctcatgaataaataaaaa is a window encoding:
- the TIMM8B gene encoding mitochondrial import inner membrane translocase subunit Tim8 B codes for the protein MRTHARPEAPRGRRTMAELGEADEAELQRLVAAEQQKAQFTAQVHHFMELCWDKCVEKPGNRLDSRTENCLSSCVDRFIDTTLAITSRFAQIVQKGGQ
- the NKAPD1 gene encoding uncharacterized protein NKAPD1 isoform X1, giving the protein MSRVPLGKVLLRNVIRHTDAHNKIQEESDMWKIRELEKQMEDAYRGTRRKMLPSSSSRMRSDGFDEESQRDYWRPKNEISGALEDDFLKAKSWNKKLYDYEANMPDRWGHSGYKELYPEEFETDSSDQQDITNGKKTSPQVKSSTHESHKHKKSKKSHKKKQKKKSHKKQKKSKKEATDITADSSSEFSEETGTSSTRKRKQPHKRKKKSRKKSLKKSALFLDAESDTSQSDDSASSSSEEGEERETKKTKRKKSEKNVHIPLVNNEIQERTNKRTNWKVATDERSAESSEED
- the NKAPD1 gene encoding uncharacterized protein NKAPD1 isoform X2 produces the protein MSRVPLGKVLLRNVIRHTDAHNKIQEESDMWKIRELEKQMEDAYRGTRRKMLPSSSSRMRSDGFDEESQRDYWRPKNEISGALEDDFLKAKSWNKKLYDYEANMPDRWGHSGYKELYPEEFETDSDQQDITNGKKTSPQVKSSTHESHKHKKSKKSHKKKQKKKSHKKQKKSKKEATDITADSSSEFSEETGTSSTRKRKQPHKRKKKSRKKSLKKSALFLDAESDTSQSDDSASSSSEEGEERETKKTKRKKSEKNVHIPLVNNEIQERTNKRTNWKVATDERSAESSEED